One Streptomyces sp. RPA4-2 genomic window carries:
- a CDS encoding hemolysin III family protein, producing MTAPVPDAPTDSPATGRGPAAPPLSQPESHPVKPKLRGWLHLGMFPAVLISGLVLTALASSTRARIACGIFVLTACLLFGVSALYHRGDWSPRMDGVLRRLDHANIFLIIAGTYTPLTMLLLPEAKGQWLLWSIWGAAAAGIAFRVFWVGAPRWLYTPCYIAMGWAAVFFLPDFMRTGGIAVLVLVIVGGLLYSAGGVIYGIKRPNPSPRWFGFHEVFHSLTLAAFVVHYVGISLVAYQHG from the coding sequence ATGACTGCGCCCGTCCCCGACGCGCCCACGGACTCGCCGGCCACAGGCCGCGGCCCCGCAGCGCCACCCCTGTCGCAGCCGGAATCACATCCGGTCAAGCCCAAGCTCCGCGGCTGGCTGCATCTCGGCATGTTCCCGGCCGTCCTGATCTCCGGCCTGGTGCTCACCGCCCTCGCGAGCTCGACCCGCGCCCGCATCGCCTGCGGGATCTTCGTCCTGACCGCCTGCCTGCTGTTCGGGGTCAGCGCGCTCTACCACCGCGGCGACTGGAGCCCGCGCATGGACGGCGTGCTGCGCAGACTCGACCACGCCAACATCTTCCTGATCATCGCGGGCACCTACACGCCGCTGACGATGCTGTTGCTCCCGGAGGCCAAGGGGCAGTGGCTCCTGTGGAGCATCTGGGGCGCGGCGGCGGCCGGCATCGCCTTCCGGGTCTTCTGGGTCGGGGCCCCCCGCTGGCTCTACACCCCCTGCTACATCGCGATGGGCTGGGCCGCCGTCTTCTTCCTCCCGGACTTCATGCGCACGGGCGGGATCGCCGTCCTCGTCCTGGTGATCGTCGGGGGCCTGCTCTACAGCGCGGGCGGAGTGATCTACGGGATCAAGCGCCCCAACCCCTCCCCCCGCTGGTTCGGCTTCCACGAGGTCTTCCACTCGCTCACCCTCGCGGCGTTCGTCGTGCACTACGTGGGCATCTCGCTGGTGGCCTACCAGCACGGCTGA